From the Pungitius pungitius chromosome 6, fPunPun2.1, whole genome shotgun sequence genome, one window contains:
- the celf2 gene encoding CUGBP Elav-like family member 2 isoform X7 produces the protein MSMTSAFNLDYHPLAESRLMTSSDAINGNGSKMNGSLEQLDQPDPDSIKMFVGQIPRAWSETELKELFEPFGAVHQINILRDRTQNPPQSKGCCFVTFYTRKAALEAQNALHNIKTLSGMHHPIQMKPADSEKTSAVEDRKLFIGMISKKYGENEIRMMFLSFGQMEECRILRGPDGQSRGCAFVTFSTRAMAQNAIKTMHHSQTMEGCSSPLVVKFADTQRDKEQRRLQQQLVQQIQQLNSASTWGNLAGLGTLSPQYLALLQQATSTSNQGSFNNIQRLGAGVNPLQLQNLATLAAAAAAAQSSGSPTSTSAMSANSAALGALAGPMGSSAASAGAAMNTLASLGTLQGLTGTSMGLNLNALTNSVGGMGSMNGGLGASMANGSAASSMDALTQAYSGMQQYAASALPSLYGQSLLQQSIAGGQKEVGPEGANLFIYHLPQEFGDQDLLQMFMPFGNVVSAKVFIDKQTNLSKCFGFVSYDNPVSAQAAIQAMNGFQIGMKRLKVQLKRSKNDSKPY, from the exons ATGAGCATGACTTCGGCGTTCAACCTGGATTACCACCCTCTAGCCGAAAGTCGGTTAATGACTTCCAGCGACGCAAT caACGGCAACGGCAGCAAGATGAACGGGTCGCTGGAGCAATTGGACCAGCCGGACCCCGACTCCATCAAGATGTTCGTGGGCCAGATCCCGCGGGCCTGGTCAGAAACGGAACTCAAAGAGCTTTTTGAGCCCTTCGGCGCCGTGCACCAGATCAACATCCTCCGTGATCGCACCCAGAATCCCCCTCAGAGCAAAG GATGctgttttgttactttttataCAAGAAAAGCCGCACTGGAGGcccagaatgcactgcacaACATAAAGACTTTAAGTGGG ATGCATCATCCTATCCAGATGAAACCCGCTGACAGCGAGAAAACAAGTG CGGTAGAAGACAGAAAACTCTTCATCGGCATGATTTCAAAGAAATACGGCGAGAACGAGATCAGAATGATGTTCTTGTCTTTCGGACAGATGGAAGAGTGCAGAATTCTCCGGGGACCAGATGGTCAGAGCAGAG GCTGTGCGTTTGTCACATTTTCTACCAGGGCAATGGCACAGAATGCAATCAAAACCATGCATCACTCTCAGACTATGGAG GGCTGTTCCTCACCTCTGGTGGTGAAGTTTGCCGACACGCAGCGAGATAAGGAGCAGAGgcgcctgcagcagcagctggtacaGCAGATTCAGCAGCTTAATAGCGCCTCCACCTGGGGAAACCTGGCCGGCCTGGGCACCCTCTCGCCGCAGTACCTGGCG TTGCTCCAGCAGGCCACATCTACCAGTAACCAAGGCAGTTTCAATAATATTCAGAGGCTAGGAG CAGGTGTGAACCCCCTTCAGCTTCAGAACTTGGCCACATTAGCTGCTGCTGCGGCCGCAGCCCAGAGTTCTGGCAGCCCGACCTCTACCAGCGCTATGTCTGCAAACAGTGCAGCCCTGGGAGCCCTGGCCGGCCCAA TGGGTTCATCAGCGGCCAGCGCCGGAGCTGCCATGAACACCCTGGCGTCCCTGGGCACCCTGCAGGGTCTCACCGGGACTTCTATGGGCCTCAACCTCAACGCTCTCACCAACAGTGTCGGTG GTATGGGGTCCATGAATGGGGGCCTGGGAGCCTCCATGGCCAACGGGTCAGCGGCCAGCTCCATGGACGCTCTGACCCAGGCCTACTCAGGGATGCAGCAGTACGCCGCCTCCGCCCTGCCCTCCCTCTACGGCCAGtccctcctgcagcagagcatTGCTGGGGGTCAGAAGGAAG TAGGGCCAGAGGGCGCCAATCTGTTCATCTACCACCTGCCCCAGGAGTTTGGAGACCAGGATCTTCTGCAGATGTTTATGCCTTTTGGAAATGTGGTCTCTGCCAAAGTCTTCATTGACAAACAGACCAATCTGAGCAAGTGCTTTG GGTTCGTCAGCTATGACAATCCTGTGTCAGCGCAAGCTGCTATCCAGGCCATGAACGGCTTCCAGATCGGCATGAAGAGGCTGAAGGTTCAGCTGAAGCGCTCCAAGAACGACAGCAAACCCTACTGA
- the celf2 gene encoding CUGBP Elav-like family member 2 isoform X8 produces the protein MSMTSAFNLDYHPLAESRLMTSSDAINGNGSKMNGSLEQLDQPDPDSIKMFVGQIPRAWSETELKELFEPFGAVHQINILRDRTQNPPQSKGCCFVTFYTRKAALEAQNALHNIKTLSGMHHPIQMKPADSEKTSAVEDRKLFIGMISKKYGENEIRMMFLSFGQMEECRILRGPDGQSRGCAFVTFSTRAMAQNAIKTMHHSQTMEGCSSPLVVKFADTQRDKEQRRLQQQLVQQIQQLNSASTWGNLAGLGTLSPQYLALLQQATSTSNQGSFNNIQRLGAGVNPLQLQNLATLAAAAAAAQSSGSPTSTSAMSANSAALGALAGPMGSSAASAGAAMNTLASLGTLQGLTGTSMGLNLNALTNSVGGMGSMNGGLGASMANGSAASSMDALTQAYSGMQQYAASALPSLYGQSLLQQSIAGGQKEGPEGANLFIYHLPQEFGDQDLLQMFMPFGNVVSAKVFIDKQTNLSKCFGFVSYDNPVSAQAAIQAMNGFQIGMKRLKVQLKRSKNDSKPY, from the exons ATGAGCATGACTTCGGCGTTCAACCTGGATTACCACCCTCTAGCCGAAAGTCGGTTAATGACTTCCAGCGACGCAAT caACGGCAACGGCAGCAAGATGAACGGGTCGCTGGAGCAATTGGACCAGCCGGACCCCGACTCCATCAAGATGTTCGTGGGCCAGATCCCGCGGGCCTGGTCAGAAACGGAACTCAAAGAGCTTTTTGAGCCCTTCGGCGCCGTGCACCAGATCAACATCCTCCGTGATCGCACCCAGAATCCCCCTCAGAGCAAAG GATGctgttttgttactttttataCAAGAAAAGCCGCACTGGAGGcccagaatgcactgcacaACATAAAGACTTTAAGTGGG ATGCATCATCCTATCCAGATGAAACCCGCTGACAGCGAGAAAACAAGTG CGGTAGAAGACAGAAAACTCTTCATCGGCATGATTTCAAAGAAATACGGCGAGAACGAGATCAGAATGATGTTCTTGTCTTTCGGACAGATGGAAGAGTGCAGAATTCTCCGGGGACCAGATGGTCAGAGCAGAG GCTGTGCGTTTGTCACATTTTCTACCAGGGCAATGGCACAGAATGCAATCAAAACCATGCATCACTCTCAGACTATGGAG GGCTGTTCCTCACCTCTGGTGGTGAAGTTTGCCGACACGCAGCGAGATAAGGAGCAGAGgcgcctgcagcagcagctggtacaGCAGATTCAGCAGCTTAATAGCGCCTCCACCTGGGGAAACCTGGCCGGCCTGGGCACCCTCTCGCCGCAGTACCTGGCG TTGCTCCAGCAGGCCACATCTACCAGTAACCAAGGCAGTTTCAATAATATTCAGAGGCTAGGAG CAGGTGTGAACCCCCTTCAGCTTCAGAACTTGGCCACATTAGCTGCTGCTGCGGCCGCAGCCCAGAGTTCTGGCAGCCCGACCTCTACCAGCGCTATGTCTGCAAACAGTGCAGCCCTGGGAGCCCTGGCCGGCCCAA TGGGTTCATCAGCGGCCAGCGCCGGAGCTGCCATGAACACCCTGGCGTCCCTGGGCACCCTGCAGGGTCTCACCGGGACTTCTATGGGCCTCAACCTCAACGCTCTCACCAACAGTGTCGGTG GTATGGGGTCCATGAATGGGGGCCTGGGAGCCTCCATGGCCAACGGGTCAGCGGCCAGCTCCATGGACGCTCTGACCCAGGCCTACTCAGGGATGCAGCAGTACGCCGCCTCCGCCCTGCCCTCCCTCTACGGCCAGtccctcctgcagcagagcatTGCTGGGGGTCAGAAGGAAG GGCCAGAGGGCGCCAATCTGTTCATCTACCACCTGCCCCAGGAGTTTGGAGACCAGGATCTTCTGCAGATGTTTATGCCTTTTGGAAATGTGGTCTCTGCCAAAGTCTTCATTGACAAACAGACCAATCTGAGCAAGTGCTTTG GGTTCGTCAGCTATGACAATCCTGTGTCAGCGCAAGCTGCTATCCAGGCCATGAACGGCTTCCAGATCGGCATGAAGAGGCTGAAGGTTCAGCTGAAGCGCTCCAAGAACGACAGCAAACCCTACTGA